The proteins below come from a single Ruegeria sp. THAF33 genomic window:
- a CDS encoding aspartate/glutamate racemase family protein: MKKIGILGGVGWASTVDYYRAIAEGAGRYHAERGHGSPLPIPPMTIESVTQARTRALRGVAGDEASWADFDAVFRDALLTLERAGCDFGIIASNTPHARLHAIRQGVSMPILSIFDATAEATAGTGASRALVLGTTVTMQATNYADRLAAEGITANERLPEPEISQMQAMIDSDFYGGASDIARARLLAFCDKHASPGTAILLACTELPLAFPNHLDDPVFEADGHLFVNPSAAHVAAALKEALM; the protein is encoded by the coding sequence ATGAAGAAAATCGGCATTCTGGGCGGTGTGGGCTGGGCCTCGACCGTCGATTACTACCGGGCGATTGCCGAAGGGGCCGGGCGTTATCACGCGGAACGCGGCCATGGTTCGCCTTTGCCGATCCCACCAATGACCATCGAATCCGTTACGCAGGCCAGAACGCGCGCCCTGCGCGGTGTCGCCGGTGATGAGGCAAGCTGGGCGGATTTTGACGCGGTGTTCCGCGACGCCCTGCTGACTCTCGAACGCGCCGGGTGCGATTTTGGCATTATCGCGTCCAACACCCCCCATGCGCGGCTTCACGCGATACGGCAGGGTGTCTCGATGCCGATCCTCAGCATCTTTGACGCAACCGCCGAGGCGACGGCAGGTACCGGCGCATCACGGGCTCTGGTCCTGGGAACAACCGTGACGATGCAGGCCACCAACTATGCGGATCGACTGGCCGCCGAAGGCATTACGGCGAATGAACGGTTGCCCGAACCCGAGATTTCCCAGATGCAGGCCATGATCGACAGTGATTTCTACGGTGGTGCGTCTGACATCGCCCGCGCCAGACTGCTGGCGTTTTGCGACAAGCACGCCAGCCCCGGAACCGCGATCCTGCTGGCCTGTACCGAGCTTCCACTGGCTTTTCCCAACCACCTGGACGATCCGGTGTTCGAAGCTGACGGGCATCTGTTCGTCAACCCGTCAGCCGCGCATGTTGCCGCCGCATTGAAAGAGGCGCTGATGTAA
- a CDS encoding FMN-dependent NADH-azoreductase: MTKTILHIDSSARRVNSTTRDLSDRVVKQLGADRIIRRDLATPLPLLTEDWIAANFTPAEQRDDLQRDRLALSDELVTELQEADTIVIGLPIYNFSVPAAFKAWVDLVARAGLTFSYTENGPKGLLEGKRAILAIASGGVPVGSEADFATNYARHVLGFIGIHDVDVIAADQMAVNPDAALESAHKALAELAA; encoded by the coding sequence ATGACCAAAACGATCCTTCACATCGACTCATCCGCCCGCCGCGTGAACTCGACCACGCGCGATCTGTCTGACCGTGTGGTCAAGCAACTGGGCGCAGACCGTATCATCCGCCGCGATCTGGCCACCCCCCTGCCCCTGCTGACAGAAGACTGGATCGCCGCCAATTTCACCCCCGCCGAGCAGCGCGACGATCTACAGCGCGACCGGCTGGCCCTGTCGGACGAACTGGTTACCGAACTGCAAGAGGCCGACACCATCGTCATCGGCCTGCCGATCTACAACTTTTCGGTGCCTGCCGCATTCAAGGCCTGGGTCGACCTCGTGGCGCGCGCGGGCCTGACCTTTTCCTACACGGAAAACGGGCCCAAAGGCCTGCTGGAAGGGAAACGTGCCATTCTGGCTATCGCATCGGGCGGTGTTCCTGTCGGATCCGAAGCTGATTTCGCCACCAATTACGCGCGCCACGTTCTGGGCTTCATCGGCATTCATGACGTCGACGTCATCGCCGCGGATCAGATGGCCGTGAACCCGGATGCGGCTCTGGAAAGTGCCCACAAGGCGCTTGCGGAGCTTGCTGCCTGA
- a CDS encoding LysR family transcriptional regulator, whose protein sequence is MDNWDEVRTAYQVARMGTVSGAAEVLGVHHATVIRHIDAIEARLGVKLFQRHARGYTPTEAGDDLLRVAQATEDQFNQLVGRMKGRGDDVSGELVVTSLGSLAPLVVPTLTAFQKMHPDLIVRYLTGDRLFRLEYGEAHVAIRAGSAPDQPDNVVQPFRQEEVGLYASASYIERFGKPSGIEDFARHHFVSSDDETSRAPFTRWLRATVPADRITFRCTNNFCMREAVLAGAGIGFMARWEAARHDNLVEVIDPLPEWFGNLWLVTHVDLHRTTKVQAFLSFLKEEAKGWQP, encoded by the coding sequence ATGGATAATTGGGATGAAGTGAGAACCGCCTATCAGGTGGCGCGCATGGGGACGGTCAGCGGCGCGGCAGAGGTTCTGGGTGTTCACCACGCCACCGTGATCCGCCACATAGATGCGATCGAGGCGCGATTGGGTGTCAAACTGTTCCAGCGCCATGCCCGCGGGTACACGCCGACCGAAGCAGGCGACGATCTGTTGCGCGTGGCACAGGCGACCGAAGATCAGTTCAACCAGCTTGTCGGCCGGATGAAGGGACGCGGAGACGATGTCTCGGGTGAATTGGTCGTGACATCCCTGGGGTCTCTTGCCCCGTTGGTGGTGCCGACGCTCACCGCGTTTCAAAAGATGCATCCGGACTTGATCGTGCGATACCTGACGGGCGACCGGCTGTTCCGGTTGGAATACGGTGAGGCGCATGTGGCGATCCGCGCCGGATCGGCCCCCGATCAACCCGACAATGTCGTCCAGCCTTTCCGACAAGAGGAAGTTGGTCTTTATGCCAGCGCCTCGTACATCGAACGGTTCGGCAAGCCATCCGGAATCGAAGATTTTGCACGCCATCACTTCGTCAGTTCCGATGATGAGACCAGCCGCGCGCCGTTCACCCGCTGGCTGCGCGCGACAGTACCCGCCGATCGCATCACCTTCCGCTGTACCAACAACTTCTGCATGCGCGAGGCGGTTCTGGCCGGTGCCGGCATCGGTTTCATGGCCCGTTGGGAGGCCGCCCGCCACGACAATCTGGTCGAGGTGATTGATCCGCTGCCGGAATGGTTCGGCAATCTGTGGCTGGTGACCCACGTGGATTTGCACCGCACCACAAAGGTACAGGCGTTCCTGAGCTTTTTGAAAGAAGAAGCCAAAGGCTGGCAGCCATGA
- a CDS encoding DMT family transporter, with translation MSPQMRGHLAMLAFSALVAGSFSLGSMIANEIAPAALNAVRFAIAAAVIGLAALATTGLPRSAAQAPWRYLVLGALFATYFVLMFYGLQTAPPVSAAAVFTLTPVVSAMAGWVLLRQITTPRMALALTIGAVGALWVIFRADWQMFRAFEIGGGEIIYFWGCVAHAIYTPMIRKLNRGEPAVVFTFGTLVAGCLLLVVFGWSDLMATDWAGLPAIVWIGLFYISFFATAASFVLVQFSSLRLPSAKVMAYTYLVPSWVILWEIALGKGVPTGLILGGVALTIIALLMLLKEEVPPSVPVRRAME, from the coding sequence ATGAGCCCGCAGATGCGTGGCCATCTGGCCATGCTTGCCTTTTCAGCCCTTGTGGCAGGCAGCTTTTCGTTGGGGTCCATGATCGCCAACGAAATCGCGCCAGCCGCCCTGAATGCGGTTCGCTTTGCGATTGCGGCTGCCGTGATTGGTTTGGCCGCACTGGCGACAACCGGCCTGCCGCGCAGCGCCGCGCAGGCCCCTTGGCGCTATCTGGTGCTCGGGGCTTTGTTCGCCACCTATTTCGTCCTGATGTTCTATGGGTTGCAAACCGCCCCACCTGTCAGTGCGGCAGCGGTGTTCACCCTGACACCAGTTGTCTCTGCCATGGCGGGGTGGGTCTTGTTGCGCCAAATCACGACTCCGCGCATGGCGCTGGCCCTGACCATTGGCGCTGTGGGGGCGCTTTGGGTGATTTTCCGGGCCGATTGGCAAATGTTCCGCGCCTTTGAAATCGGTGGCGGCGAAATCATCTATTTCTGGGGCTGCGTCGCCCATGCGATCTATACGCCCATGATACGCAAGCTGAACCGAGGAGAACCCGCCGTGGTATTCACCTTCGGTACGCTGGTCGCCGGGTGTCTGTTGTTGGTCGTGTTCGGCTGGTCAGACCTGATGGCAACCGATTGGGCCGGGCTTCCGGCTATTGTCTGGATCGGTCTGTTCTATATTTCGTTCTTTGCAACGGCAGCCAGCTTCGTGCTGGTGCAGTTTTCTTCCTTGCGGCTGCCGTCGGCCAAGGTCATGGCCTATACCTACCTGGTTCCCAGCTGGGTCATTCTGTGGGAGATTGCGCTGGGCAAAGGCGTGCCAACCGGTTTGATCCTGGGTGGTGTGGCGCTGACAATCATCGCCCTGCTGATGTTGTTGAAAGAGGAAGTTCCGCCCTCGGTGCCAGTGCGCCGCGCCATGGAATAA
- a CDS encoding universal stress protein produces MFKHIMLPVDRHLPPEVRKAADVAGQIAKWQGAKITLVSVTGAHMGESSETEAEIDKELAGFTEQLAAESGSDVSMRKIHSVDVAAEVDSDLTRAAEEIGADLVIVGTHAPRITDYIFSSHAGYLAKHASMSVFVVR; encoded by the coding sequence ATGTTCAAACATATCATGTTGCCGGTTGACCGGCATCTACCGCCCGAAGTTCGCAAAGCAGCCGATGTTGCCGGGCAGATTGCAAAGTGGCAGGGCGCCAAAATCACTCTGGTCAGCGTCACCGGGGCCCATATGGGTGAATCCTCGGAAACCGAGGCCGAGATCGACAAGGAATTGGCGGGGTTCACCGAACAGTTGGCCGCAGAAAGTGGATCAGACGTTTCGATGCGCAAAATCCACTCGGTCGACGTTGCCGCTGAGGTGGACAGCGATCTGACCCGCGCGGCCGAGGAGATCGGCGCAGATCTGGTCATTGTCGGCACCCACGCGCCCCGGATCACCGACTATATTTTTTCCAGCCACGCCGGTTATCTGGCGAAACACGCCAGCATGTCAGTCTTTGTGGTGCGCTAG
- a CDS encoding helix-turn-helix transcriptional regulator, with product MSNDLDTVFAALADPTRRAILAMLLEDDMAVTDVAEPFEMSLAAISKHLVILTKAGLISQEKRGRVKWCKLEPDALRAASVWMQGFGQFEPVNLDAFERFLETELPKSGEA from the coding sequence ATGTCCAACGATCTCGACACCGTCTTTGCAGCCCTCGCCGACCCCACCCGCCGCGCCATTCTGGCGATGCTGCTGGAGGATGACATGGCGGTGACGGATGTGGCCGAACCGTTCGAGATGTCGTTGGCGGCGATCTCCAAACACCTGGTCATACTGACCAAGGCCGGTCTGATCAGTCAGGAAAAACGCGGGCGGGTAAAATGGTGCAAGCTGGAACCCGACGCCTTGCGCGCCGCTTCGGTCTGGATGCAGGGATTCGGACAATTCGAGCCCGTCAATCTGGACGCGTTCGAACGGTTTCTGGAAACTGAACTGCCAAAGTCGGGCGAGGCCTAG
- a CDS encoding AtpZ/AtpI family protein, translating into MTDDDQKQRMAQLEAKIEAAKKAKAPKPRADADVSGGELAWRMVIEMVSGLGIGFGIGYGLDSLLGTIPIFLVLFTLLGLVAGVKVMLRSAKEVQEKQTAATAAEKDERD; encoded by the coding sequence GTGACCGATGATGACCAAAAGCAGCGTATGGCGCAGCTTGAGGCCAAGATCGAAGCGGCGAAAAAGGCCAAAGCGCCAAAGCCTCGTGCGGATGCTGACGTGTCCGGTGGTGAGCTTGCCTGGCGGATGGTCATCGAAATGGTATCCGGTCTGGGGATCGGATTTGGCATCGGATACGGGCTGGACAGCCTGCTCGGGACGATCCCGATCTTTCTGGTGCTGTTTACATTGCTGGGCCTTGTCGCGGGCGTGAAGGTTATGCTCCGCAGCGCGAAAGAGGTTCAAGAGAAACAAACGGCGGCAACGGCTGCCGAGAAGGACGAGAGGGACTGA
- a CDS encoding F0F1 ATP synthase subunit A, translated as MATETTAAEGSSLVFHPMDQFIVKPLFGDGAVGMFTVTNVTLWLFFAVLAIIALLVLPTSKRAIVPTRMQSVAELAYGFIYKMLEDICGKEGVKYFPYVMTLFMFIVCANFLGLIPTSFTTTSHFAVTIPLALAVFLTVTVLGFVKNGAAFLGLFWVSSAPLALRPILAIIELISYFVRPVSHSIRLAGNVMAGHAVIKVFAGFAAIAVISPVSVLAITAMYGLEVLVAFIQAYVFTILTCVYLKDALHPSH; from the coding sequence GTGGCAACCGAGACCACCGCAGCAGAAGGCAGCAGCCTGGTATTCCACCCGATGGATCAGTTCATTGTCAAGCCGCTGTTCGGCGACGGTGCAGTAGGCATGTTCACGGTCACCAACGTGACCCTGTGGTTGTTCTTTGCAGTGCTGGCCATAATCGCTCTGCTGGTACTGCCCACCTCGAAACGCGCCATCGTTCCGACCCGTATGCAGTCGGTGGCCGAGCTGGCCTATGGCTTCATCTACAAGATGCTGGAAGACATCTGCGGCAAGGAAGGCGTGAAATACTTCCCCTATGTCATGACCCTGTTCATGTTCATCGTCTGCGCGAACTTCCTGGGGCTGATCCCGACCTCGTTCACCACCACGTCGCATTTTGCCGTGACCATCCCGCTGGCGCTGGCCGTGTTCCTGACCGTGACCGTGCTGGGTTTCGTGAAAAACGGCGCCGCATTCCTGGGTCTGTTCTGGGTCTCCAGCGCGCCTCTGGCGCTGCGCCCGATCCTGGCGATCATCGAGCTGATCTCGTACTTCGTGCGCCCGGTCAGCCACTCCATTCGTCTTGCCGGCAACGTCATGGCTGGCCACGCGGTTATCAAGGTTTTCGCGGGCTTCGCCGCGATTGCCGTGATCTCGCCCGTGTCGGTTCTGGCGATCACCGCTATGTATGGTCTTGAGGTCCTGGTGGCCTTCATTCAGGCCTACGTATTCACCATTCTGACCTGTGTTTATCTGAAAGATGCGCTGCATCCTTCGCACTAA
- a CDS encoding F0F1 ATP synthase subunit C, translating into MEGDLAHIGAGLAAIGSGAAAIGVGNVAGNFLAGALRNPSAAASQTATLFIGIAFAEALGIFAFLVSLLLMFAV; encoded by the coding sequence ATGGAAGGCGATCTCGCACACATCGGCGCAGGCCTGGCAGCAATCGGTTCCGGCGCAGCCGCAATCGGGGTGGGCAACGTAGCAGGCAACTTCCTGGCCGGCGCCCTTCGCAACCCTTCGGCGGCTGCTTCGCAGACCGCAACCCTCTTCATCGGTATCGCGTTCGCAGAAGCCCTGGGGATCTTTGCATTCCTGGTCTCGCTGCTGCTGATGTTCGCCGTATAA
- a CDS encoding F0F1 ATP synthase subunit B' has translation MATEPLTKEVAGSCVDSYGSAIGMPQLCFDWFPNQIFWLVITLVVIFLVLSRVALPRIAAILAERQGTITNDLAAAEDLKAKAVEAEEAYNKALADARAEAQRIAAEARAEIQAGLDDAIAKADAEIAAKAAESEKAIAEIRAGALDSIQVVAKDTAAELVTALGGEADAKAIDSAVDAQTKG, from the coding sequence ATGGCGACTGAACCCCTTACAAAAGAGGTAGCTGGCTCGTGCGTCGACTCCTATGGCTCTGCCATCGGGATGCCACAGCTCTGCTTCGATTGGTTCCCCAACCAGATTTTCTGGCTGGTCATTACGCTGGTCGTCATCTTTCTGGTCCTGTCCCGCGTGGCCCTGCCGCGCATCGCGGCAATCCTGGCTGAACGTCAGGGGACCATTACAAATGACCTGGCTGCGGCCGAAGATCTGAAGGCCAAGGCGGTCGAGGCCGAAGAGGCCTATAACAAGGCGCTGGCCGATGCCCGTGCCGAAGCGCAGCGTATCGCTGCCGAAGCACGCGCTGAAATTCAGGCTGGACTGGATGACGCGATTGCCAAGGCGGATGCGGAAATCGCTGCCAAGGCGGCTGAATCGGAAAAGGCAATCGCCGAAATCCGTGCCGGTGCGCTGGATAGCATTCAAGTGGTTGCCAAGGATACGGCGGCTGAACTGGTCACCGCACTGGGCGGCGAGGCAGATGCCAAAGCCATCGACAGTGCAGTAGACGCACAGACGAAAGGATAA
- a CDS encoding F0F1 ATP synthase subunit B yields MRNTLALILTVGAASPALAASGPFFSLGNTDFVVLLGFIVFIAVLFYFKVPGMIGGALDKRAEGIKSELDEARALHEEARSLLASYERKQREVQGQADAIVAAAKEDAALAAEQAKADLEKSIERRLAAAQDQIASAEASALKEVRDQAVSVAVSAASSVLAKQMTAAQANKLIDASIADVDAKLH; encoded by the coding sequence ATGCGGAACACTCTTGCCCTTATCCTGACCGTTGGTGCCGCCAGCCCCGCGCTGGCTGCAAGCGGCCCGTTCTTTTCGCTTGGCAATACCGACTTTGTCGTCCTTCTGGGCTTCATCGTCTTCATCGCGGTCCTGTTCTACTTCAAGGTCCCCGGTATGATCGGTGGCGCGCTGGACAAACGTGCCGAAGGCATCAAATCCGAACTTGACGAAGCCCGTGCTCTGCATGAAGAAGCCCGCAGTTTGCTGGCCTCGTACGAGCGCAAGCAGCGTGAAGTTCAGGGGCAGGCCGATGCGATCGTCGCGGCAGCGAAGGAAGACGCGGCCTTGGCGGCAGAACAGGCGAAAGCTGACTTGGAAAAGTCGATCGAGCGTCGTCTGGCCGCAGCTCAGGACCAGATCGCTTCGGCCGAAGCGTCTGCACTGAAGGAAGTGCGTGATCAGGCCGTATCGGTTGCGGTTTCGGCGGCCAGCTCAGTTCTGGCAAAGCAAATGACCGCAGCGCAGGCCAACAAGCTGATCGACGCATCGATTGCAGATGTGGATGCAAAGCTGCACTGA
- a CDS encoding FadR/GntR family transcriptional regulator — MPFHKVQTEKLSLAVVRQIELLILRGILRPGERLPSERELAERMGVSRPSLRDAISDLQEQGLLTAKAGSGIYVAEVLGSAFSPALIRLFGSHEEAVFDYLSFRRDMEGLAAERAARLGSDSDLKVVQAIFDKMQAAHNRNAANDEAQLDAEFHMAIIEASHNVVMLHMMRSMYDLLVQGVFYNRQTMFRQRATREAILDQHRAINAALQERDPLAARNAIERHLDFVERCMADQQKADRNEAIAQQRLQHETGRG, encoded by the coding sequence ATGCCATTTCACAAAGTTCAGACGGAAAAGCTGTCGCTCGCAGTCGTTCGCCAGATCGAGCTTTTGATCCTGCGAGGCATCCTGCGCCCCGGCGAGCGCCTGCCATCCGAGCGGGAGTTGGCAGAGCGCATGGGCGTTTCGCGCCCGTCCCTGCGAGATGCGATTTCCGACCTTCAGGAACAGGGGCTTTTGACCGCGAAGGCCGGATCCGGGATCTATGTGGCCGAGGTTCTGGGCTCTGCCTTTTCCCCGGCACTGATCCGTCTGTTCGGCAGCCATGAAGAAGCCGTATTCGATTACCTGTCCTTTCGCCGTGACATGGAAGGGTTGGCGGCGGAACGGGCCGCGCGCCTAGGGTCAGACAGCGACCTGAAGGTCGTTCAGGCGATCTTTGACAAGATGCAGGCGGCCCATAACCGAAACGCTGCGAATGACGAGGCGCAGCTGGACGCCGAGTTCCACATGGCCATCATCGAAGCCAGCCACAATGTGGTGATGCTGCACATGATGCGCTCGATGTATGACCTTCTGGTGCAGGGGGTGTTCTACAACCGTCAGACCATGTTCCGTCAGCGCGCCACCCGCGAGGCCATCCTGGATCAGCACCGCGCCATCAATGCGGCGCTGCAAGAGCGTGATCCCTTGGCCGCCCGAAATGCAATCGAACGCCATTTGGATTTTGTGGAACGCTGCATGGCGGACCAGCAAAAGGCCGATCGGAACGAAGCTATTGCGCAACAAAGGCTGCAACACGAAACCGGGCGGGGCTGA
- a CDS encoding PLP-dependent aminotransferase family protein, whose translation MSQHPLFATRASRMKASEIRELLKLLDQPGIISFAGGIPDPALFPADAFAQAFQQALGPDLQAQALQYSVSEGYVPLRQWLAQHMREIGVACDIDNILITSGSQQALDYLGKLFLSPGDTALVGWPTYLGALAAFNAYEPRFDRLNGNQGAKEYKAATGAGAVKFAYLSADFANPTGETVDLQGRDALLDLAEELDCALIEDGAYQALRYDGDPIPPILSLEQARKGSIEDCRTIYCGSFSKTLSPGLRMGWVVASKPVISQMVLLKQAADLHSATINQMAVHQVAQACFDTHIPKVRNVYRARRDVMLNAMEQHMPGGVEWTRPEGGMFIWVTLPEGMVGSDLLARALDTVKVAFVPGQAFFPDGSGANTIRLSFSNSDEATIREGIRRLGEVLRA comes from the coding sequence ATGTCCCAACACCCTTTGTTTGCCACCCGGGCCTCGCGAATGAAAGCGTCAGAGATTCGCGAATTGCTGAAGCTGCTTGACCAACCCGGCATCATTTCCTTTGCCGGTGGGATTCCTGATCCCGCACTGTTTCCCGCCGATGCGTTTGCTCAGGCGTTTCAGCAGGCCCTGGGGCCGGATTTGCAAGCGCAGGCGCTGCAATATTCGGTCAGCGAAGGCTATGTCCCATTGCGGCAGTGGCTGGCGCAGCACATGCGCGAAATCGGAGTGGCCTGTGACATCGACAACATCCTGATCACCTCGGGGTCACAGCAGGCGCTGGACTATCTGGGCAAGCTGTTCCTGTCCCCCGGTGACACGGCCCTGGTCGGGTGGCCCACTTATCTGGGCGCGCTGGCTGCATTCAACGCCTACGAGCCACGCTTTGACCGGCTCAATGGCAATCAGGGGGCCAAGGAATACAAGGCCGCAACGGGCGCAGGCGCAGTGAAATTTGCCTATCTGTCGGCGGATTTTGCGAACCCGACGGGAGAAACCGTGGACTTGCAGGGCAGAGATGCTCTGCTGGATCTGGCCGAGGAACTGGATTGCGCGTTGATAGAGGACGGAGCCTATCAGGCTCTGCGCTATGACGGGGATCCGATCCCCCCCATACTGTCATTGGAGCAGGCGCGCAAAGGGTCAATCGAGGACTGTCGGACGATCTATTGCGGCAGTTTCTCGAAAACGCTGTCGCCGGGTTTGCGCATGGGATGGGTCGTTGCGTCCAAGCCAGTCATTTCCCAGATGGTGCTGTTGAAACAGGCAGCCGACCTTCATTCCGCGACCATCAACCAGATGGCCGTGCATCAGGTGGCGCAGGCCTGTTTCGACACCCATATTCCGAAAGTACGAAACGTCTATCGCGCCCGTCGTGATGTGATGCTGAACGCGATGGAACAGCATATGCCTGGCGGGGTGGAATGGACACGTCCCGAGGGGGGAATGTTCATCTGGGTCACGTTGCCCGAGGGGATGGTTGGCTCTGACCTGCTGGCGCGTGCGCTGGACACCGTCAAAGTAGCTTTTGTTCCGGGGCAGGCGTTTTTCCCGGATGGCAGCGGGGCAAACACGATCCGTCTCAGTTTTTCGAATTCTGACGAGGCGACAATACGCGAAGGCATTCGCCGGCTGGGAGAGGTGCTGCGGGCCTGA